One window of Mycoplasmopsis gallopavonis genomic DNA carries:
- the rpmE gene encoding 50S ribosomal protein L31: MKKDIHPQYFEVNVKCSTCGKEFNFKSARKSFTVDVCSGCHPVYTGNRSQVKATGRIDKFNKRLEKMAK, translated from the coding sequence ATGAAAAAAGATATTCATCCTCAATACTTTGAAGTTAATGTTAAATGTTCAACATGTGGAAAAGAATTTAATTTTAAATCAGCAAGAAAAAGCTTTACAGTTGATGTTTGTTCAGGATGTCACCCTGTTTACACAGGAAACCGTTCACAAGTTAAAGCAACAGGTAGAATTGATAAATTCAACAAACGTCTTGAAAAAATGGCAAAATAA
- the rpsD gene encoding 30S ribosomal protein S4, giving the protein MSRYTGPVFKKSRRYGFSILETGKEFSKGRKRTYAPGQHGNKRVKLSDYGLHLYEKQKVKYMFGVSEKQLRKAFEKAIKIKGVTGTNLLQLLESRLDNVVYRAGFAQTRRQARQLVNHGHFTLNGKKANIPSMLVSVNDVIELKEASRNNVQIKDALENKQVAAWLTRKDFKVTFDRLPERNEMHTEIKDALIVEFYSK; this is encoded by the coding sequence ATGTCAAGATATACAGGACCAGTATTTAAAAAATCTCGTCGTTATGGTTTTTCTATTCTTGAAACAGGAAAAGAATTTTCTAAAGGAAGAAAAAGAACATACGCACCAGGTCAACACGGAAACAAGAGAGTTAAACTTTCTGATTACGGACTTCACTTATACGAAAAACAAAAAGTTAAATACATGTTTGGTGTAAGTGAAAAACAATTACGTAAAGCATTTGAAAAAGCTATTAAAATTAAAGGTGTTACAGGTACAAACTTATTACAATTACTTGAATCACGTTTAGATAATGTTGTTTACAGAGCTGGATTTGCTCAAACAAGAAGACAAGCTCGTCAATTAGTAAACCACGGACACTTTACTTTAAATGGTAAAAAAGCAAATATTCCATCAATGTTAGTTTCAGTTAACGATGTAATTGAACTTAAAGAAGCTTCAAGAAACAATGTACAAATCAAAGATGCTCTTGAAAACAAACAAGTAGCTGCATGATTAACAAGAAAAGATTTCAAAGTTACATTCGATAGATTACCAGAAAGAAACGAAATGCATACAGAAATCAAAGATGCATTAATCGTTGAGTTCTACTCAAAATAG
- a CDS encoding IS3 family transposase has translation MDTTIFRVFIYLGGIMRQLKAHEWLELFGSYEDYKNNLISKNDFELKYYSIRGFSFFDRKFNEAKKYFVFKYNRYNLGMINIESQTGKSSKKGKGSGRPKRQKITPIEIVKKEWEKMPKEQLIEILEIYKDSFDRNNIEVDISKIKKSSLSTRKLGLCFNKSKSTIHNLKTKEQQTRKKSVNTKYDELIIKSFKKNKGLFGRKRLESYIRTKFQIDLNYRTIGRAMRRLNLFCLIRRKKIDREQKNTNVKFIDLVNRDYHGETNQIIATDVTYISAPKDCLNNFVFLSVAIDHKSKFVVNYNLSKRNDLELVMEHMSKIKMDKKWIAHSDHGFQYSSKTYVDLIQKNNGVVSMGRVGNSLDNREAEYFFSILKSECLKLIDITKITFNELKSLIDDFVFWYNNERIQSVLNWKTPQECWGVLVN, from the coding sequence ATGGACACAACCATATTTCGTGTTTTTATATATTTAGGAGGTATTATGAGACAATTAAAGGCACATGAATGATTAGAACTATTCGGTAGTTATGAAGATTACAAAAATAATTTGATATCAAAAAATGATTTTGAACTTAAATATTATTCAATCAGAGGTTTTAGTTTTTTTGATAGAAAATTCAATGAGGCTAAAAAATATTTTGTCTTCAAGTATAACAGATATAATTTAGGAATGATAAATATAGAATCGCAAACAGGTAAATCATCTAAAAAAGGTAAAGGGTCAGGTAGACCAAAAAGGCAAAAAATTACTCCTATTGAAATTGTAAAAAAGGAATGAGAAAAAATGCCTAAGGAACAATTGATTGAAATTTTAGAAATTTATAAAGACTCTTTTGATAGAAATAATATTGAAGTTGATATTTCTAAAATTAAGAAATCTTCACTTTCTACAAGAAAATTGGGCCTATGCTTTAATAAATCTAAGTCAACAATTCACAATCTAAAAACTAAAGAGCAGCAAACAAGAAAAAAATCTGTAAATACTAAATATGATGAATTAATAATTAAGTCATTTAAGAAAAATAAGGGTTTGTTTGGTAGAAAAAGATTGGAAAGTTATATTAGAACAAAATTCCAAATAGATCTAAATTATAGGACTATTGGTAGAGCGATGAGAAGATTAAACTTATTTTGTTTAATCAGAAGAAAGAAAATAGATAGAGAACAAAAGAACACAAACGTAAAATTTATAGATCTTGTTAATCGTGATTATCACGGAGAGACAAACCAAATAATTGCCACTGATGTTACTTATATTTCTGCACCAAAAGATTGCTTAAACAATTTTGTATTTTTATCTGTTGCGATTGATCACAAAAGCAAATTTGTTGTTAATTATAATCTTTCAAAAAGAAATGATTTAGAACTAGTAATGGAACATATGTCTAAAATCAAAATGGATAAAAAATGAATAGCTCATTCTGATCATGGTTTCCAATATTCTTCAAAAACTTATGTAGATTTAATTCAGAAAAACAATGGTGTTGTATCAATGGGTAGAGTAGGAAATTCTTTAGATAATAGAGAAGCAGAATATTTCTTTTCAATTTTAAAATCAGAATGTTTAAAATTAATCGATATTACAAAAATAACTTTTAATGAATTAAAATCACTGATTGATGATTTTGTGTTTTGATACAACAACGAAAGAATTCAATCAGTATTAAATTGAAAAACACCTCAAGAGTGTTGAGGTGTTTTAGTAAATTAA
- a CDS encoding pseudouridine synthase yields the protein MEQERLQKLLSKAGIASRREAEELINQGKVTVNGQVATLGQKATFKDDIRVNGQKIQEEKKVYFILNKPPKTICTLKDNFNRTKVTDLIDTPYKIFPVGRLDYDTTGVLLLTNDGELANKLIHPKYKILRVYRARINQPLTKQELAKLNKPVLINKTFSSQTVIPIEGAPKSYFVILSVGTYHHVKLLFNAIDKEVINLKRVEFAGLTVKGIPVGEYRQLNMKELKTLKLLTKD from the coding sequence ATGGAACAAGAAAGATTGCAAAAACTGCTTTCAAAAGCAGGAATCGCTTCAAGACGAGAAGCTGAAGAATTAATTAATCAAGGAAAAGTTACAGTCAATGGACAAGTTGCAACATTAGGACAAAAAGCAACCTTCAAAGATGACATTCGTGTAAACGGACAAAAAATTCAAGAAGAGAAAAAAGTTTATTTCATTTTAAATAAGCCACCTAAAACAATTTGTACTTTAAAAGATAATTTTAACCGAACTAAAGTAACCGATTTAATTGATACTCCTTATAAAATTTTTCCTGTCGGAAGACTTGACTACGATACAACTGGTGTATTACTACTAACAAATGATGGCGAACTTGCTAATAAATTAATTCACCCTAAATATAAAATTTTAAGAGTTTACCGTGCTCGAATTAATCAACCACTAACAAAACAAGAACTCGCTAAGTTAAATAAACCAGTTTTAATTAACAAAACATTTAGTAGTCAAACAGTTATTCCAATTGAAGGTGCACCAAAAAGTTATTTTGTAATTTTAAGCGTCGGAACTTACCATCATGTTAAATTATTATTTAATGCAATCGATAAGGAAGTAATTAATTTAAAAAGAGTTGAATTTGCTGGTTTAACCGTCAAAGGAATTCCAGTTGGTGAATATCGTCAGCTGAATATGAAGGAATTAAAAACTTTAAAATTACTTACAAAAGATTAA
- a CDS encoding nicotinate-nucleotide adenylyltransferase, whose product MKLGIYGGSFDPVHKGHIKVAKFAIQQLGLNKLFLVPTNVSPFKAKFKTTSNADKINMLNLVLEDKMEISEFETKRGGISYTIDTVKYFKKKYPNAQLFLIIGSDNVSKLHKWKEIDQIASLAQIVVIKRTKTINKQNIKKYHAILLNNDLFDYSSTEIKQGYLDMVDPKVLDYIQANGLYLEKIIHNSLSALRAKHSISTAKFAAELAKAHNISAKKAYFAGLMHDIAKEWSESESRNFIKEYLPELENVPKHELHQICGMLWAEHGYGIKDPEILKAIRFHTTMSLTMSDLDKIIFIADKICEGRRFPGIQKIRELVFQDLEQGFQEVVNLNYKQNIAKGVTFSKEALQIYDQYLKRG is encoded by the coding sequence ATGAAACTAGGAATTTACGGCGGATCTTTTGATCCAGTACACAAAGGTCATATCAAGGTTGCTAAATTTGCAATTCAGCAACTTGGACTTAATAAATTATTTTTAGTACCAACTAATGTTTCACCATTTAAAGCTAAATTCAAAACAACTTCTAATGCAGATAAAATCAACATGCTTAACTTAGTTCTTGAAGATAAAATGGAAATTTCAGAATTTGAAACTAAGCGTGGAGGGATTAGTTATACTATAGACACAGTTAAATATTTTAAAAAGAAATATCCAAATGCACAATTGTTTTTAATTATTGGTTCAGATAATGTAAGTAAATTACATAAATGAAAAGAAATTGATCAAATTGCGAGTTTAGCCCAAATTGTTGTAATCAAACGGACAAAAACAATTAATAAACAAAACATTAAAAAATATCACGCAATTTTACTGAATAACGATTTATTTGATTACAGTTCAACAGAAATTAAACAAGGTTATTTAGACATGGTTGATCCGAAAGTTTTAGATTATATTCAAGCAAATGGTCTTTACTTAGAAAAAATCATCCACAACTCACTTAGTGCTTTACGAGCAAAACATTCAATTTCAACTGCAAAATTTGCTGCCGAACTTGCTAAAGCTCATAATATTAGTGCTAAAAAAGCTTATTTTGCAGGCTTAATGCACGACATTGCTAAAGAATGAAGCGAAAGTGAATCACGTAATTTTATTAAGGAATATCTTCCTGAACTTGAAAATGTACCAAAGCATGAGTTACATCAAATTTGCGGAATGCTCTGAGCAGAGCATGGCTATGGAATTAAAGATCCAGAAATTTTAAAAGCAATTCGTTTTCACACCACTATGAGCTTAACTATGTCAGATTTAGATAAAATCATTTTTATTGCTGATAAAATTTGTGAGGGTCGTCGTTTTCCTGGGATTCAAAAAATTCGTGAATTAGTATTCCAAGACTTAGAGCAAGGTTTTCAAGAAGTGGTAAATTTAAATTACAAGCAAAACATAGCAAAAGGAGTAACTTTTAGCAAGGAAGCACTTCAAATTTATGATCAATACTTAAAAAGAGGTTAA
- a CDS encoding Y-family DNA polymerase yields MKNSVILHIDFDSYFVSALRTIRPELKNKPVVCAKTKSNSIILSMSYELKKYGIKAGALVSDLRKLEPNLIVAPPIYELFSTLSKNIFGYFFKNVTQRFEAASIDECYLDISDLVPNLESGLTYARNLQNLILQEFDIPISIGVASNKFLAKMTTNLVKPFNVGLADETNYQTLFYDLPISKFHGIGRRSLPKLEAIGIYQIKDLVSKSPLDLNLRNIFGRNTAQYLELINPKRQERIALAQKEDPKGIGKEITFELEELNQINIDRIIKEIIDELVIRLKSKNLATNNLTLVVRNLNKKWISKNKKLPEFTQDPHLFYIYAKQLFNDNFDEYNIRGLGIRFSNLENINTIFKPISLLEDEKLQYQKISEVDRLIAKVNHKIGKNSTMTLNQYQSNKRKNSENQTFEIDGIAFQFKK; encoded by the coding sequence ATGAAAAATAGTGTTATTTTACACATTGATTTTGACTCATACTTTGTAAGTGCACTAAGAACAATTCGTCCAGAGCTAAAAAACAAGCCAGTAGTTTGTGCTAAAACTAAATCAAATTCGATCATTTTATCAATGAGTTATGAATTAAAAAAATACGGAATTAAAGCAGGTGCATTAGTTAGTGATTTACGTAAATTAGAACCTAATTTAATTGTTGCACCACCAATTTATGAATTATTTTCAACTCTTTCAAAAAACATTTTTGGTTATTTTTTTAAAAATGTTACCCAAAGATTTGAAGCCGCTTCAATTGATGAGTGCTATCTTGATATTAGTGATTTAGTTCCTAATTTAGAATCAGGATTAACTTATGCTCGCAATTTGCAAAATTTAATTTTGCAAGAATTTGATATCCCAATTAGCATCGGAGTTGCAAGTAACAAATTTCTTGCGAAAATGACCACAAATTTAGTCAAACCATTTAATGTAGGTCTTGCAGATGAAACTAATTATCAAACTTTATTTTACGATTTACCAATTAGTAAATTTCATGGAATTGGAAGAAGATCGCTTCCGAAATTAGAAGCAATTGGAATTTATCAAATTAAGGATTTGGTTTCTAAATCACCATTAGATTTAAATTTACGAAATATTTTCGGTAGAAATACAGCACAATATTTAGAATTAATCAACCCTAAGCGACAAGAACGCATTGCTCTTGCTCAAAAAGAAGATCCAAAAGGAATTGGTAAAGAAATTACTTTTGAACTTGAAGAATTAAATCAAATCAACATTGATCGAATCATTAAAGAAATTATTGATGAATTAGTTATTCGTTTAAAATCTAAAAACTTAGCAACTAATAATTTAACTTTGGTTGTTAGAAATTTAAATAAAAAATGAATTAGTAAAAATAAGAAATTACCAGAATTTACGCAAGATCCTCATTTATTTTATATTTATGCTAAACAACTTTTTAATGATAACTTTGACGAATATAACATACGAGGACTTGGTATTCGTTTTTCAAATTTAGAAAATATTAACACCATCTTTAAACCAATTAGTCTTTTAGAAGACGAAAAATTGCAATACCAAAAAATAAGCGAAGTTGATCGTTTAATTGCAAAAGTGAATCATAAAATTGGTAAAAATAGTACAATGACTTTAAATCAATACCAAAGTAATAAACGCAAAAATTCAGAAAATCAAACTTTTGAAATTGACGGAATTGCTTTTCAATTTAAAAAATAG
- the sufU gene encoding Fe-S cluster assembly sulfur transfer protein SufU → MHFNPNQAREIIMKHYMQPNNRENLDPNQETKTYFSNTCSDKLDLQLYWDGEILKDAKFQGNGCAIFVASTDIFLSLIQNKTKTEITELAKLFNKFVNQEELSQTKINQLENLWVFYNVKTHLNRVACATLTSNTFINEK, encoded by the coding sequence ATGCATTTTAATCCTAATCAAGCTCGTGAAATAATCATGAAACATTACATGCAACCAAATAATCGTGAAAATTTAGATCCTAACCAAGAAACTAAAACCTATTTTAGCAATACTTGTTCAGATAAACTGGATTTACAACTATATTGAGATGGAGAAATCTTAAAAGATGCTAAATTTCAAGGAAATGGTTGTGCCATTTTTGTTGCATCAACTGATATTTTTCTTTCTTTAATTCAAAATAAAACAAAAACTGAAATTACCGAGCTAGCAAAATTATTTAATAAATTTGTAAATCAAGAGGAACTTAGTCAAACAAAAATTAATCAACTTGAAAATTTATGAGTCTTTTACAATGTAAAAACTCATTTAAATCGTGTTGCTTGTGCAACTCTTACTTCAAATACATTTATAAATGAAAAATAG
- a CDS encoding aminotransferase class V-fold PLP-dependent enzyme, producing MKNNNQDIRDQFPILKNITYFDSAALVLKPLSAIEANTDFYLNKSISSRTADTPLGNEVALTIKKVRSKVADLIDAKEHEVIFTSGTTESLNNLAVMSKTLLQEGDEILLSAYNHSSNIIPWIEVAKQTNAKIVYAENLLEAINDKTKIIAFSHETNNFQQTLPFEQIIQKAKEKDIILVADAAQSIIHQKVSLQDFDAIVFSSNKFYGPTGMGVLAIKEKLIKQFRPAKFGGGSVTEIDTNSNWGLRDTITAFEPGTPHLAGYFMFNAAIDFFNSVGYQRTHAILNELSHYLHQKLKTLTNVNVLSKPGDFIAILNIKNIHPQDVATYLGTKNIYTRSGIFCAQYVRNIRDEYAYLRISLGIYNNFEDIDKLIEELANGGDFYAF from the coding sequence ATGAAGAATAATAACCAAGATATTCGTGATCAATTTCCAATTTTAAAAAATATCACTTATTTTGATAGTGCTGCACTAGTTTTAAAACCACTTAGTGCAATTGAAGCTAACACTGACTTTTATTTAAATAAATCAATTTCATCTAGAACAGCTGATACACCGCTTGGAAACGAAGTTGCTTTAACAATCAAAAAAGTAAGAAGCAAAGTGGCAGATTTAATTGACGCCAAAGAGCATGAAGTAATTTTTACTAGCGGCACAACTGAATCATTAAATAACTTAGCAGTTATGTCCAAAACCCTCCTTCAAGAAGGAGATGAAATTTTATTATCAGCTTACAATCATAGTTCTAACATCATTCCTTGAATTGAAGTTGCAAAACAAACAAATGCGAAAATTGTCTATGCTGAAAATCTTTTAGAAGCAATTAATGACAAAACTAAAATTATTGCTTTTAGTCATGAAACTAATAATTTTCAGCAAACTTTACCTTTTGAACAAATTATTCAAAAAGCAAAAGAAAAAGACATTATTTTAGTTGCAGATGCAGCACAATCAATCATTCATCAAAAAGTTTCACTCCAAGATTTTGATGCAATTGTTTTTAGTTCAAACAAATTTTATGGACCAACTGGTATGGGGGTTCTTGCTATTAAAGAAAAACTAATTAAGCAATTCAGGCCTGCTAAATTTGGTGGTGGTAGCGTAACTGAGATTGATACAAATTCAAATTGAGGGTTACGTGATACAATCACTGCTTTTGAGCCCGGGACACCTCACTTAGCTGGGTATTTTATGTTTAATGCTGCGATTGATTTTTTTAATTCAGTTGGTTATCAAAGAACTCACGCAATTTTAAATGAGCTTTCACATTACTTACATCAAAAATTAAAAACATTAACAAATGTTAATGTTTTATCAAAACCGGGAGATTTTATAGCAATTCTTAATATTAAAAATATTCATCCCCAAGATGTAGCGACTTACTTAGGAACTAAAAATATTTATACTCGAAGCGGAATTTTTTGTGCCCAATATGTACGCAATATTCGTGATGAATATGCATATTTAAGAATTTCACTTGGAATTTATAATAATTTTGAAGATATCGATAAACTAATTGAAGAACTTGCCAATGGAGGTGATTTTTATGCATTTTAA